A genome region from Synergistaceae bacterium includes the following:
- a CDS encoding HAD-IB family phosphatase → MENNEIPPLPDMRERNSFVFDFDSTLVSVETLDTLIKRNLRTDEDRRKIDDITKRAMNGELDFQTSLSTRLRLARTEKKDFARMAEEIESLLTPGIDDLLNFLRQKKQELFIVSGGFTEIVRPVARRFGIPEENCFANEYTWDSNGVVTGVRDGPLTREGGKSVVLRALKEQNRLPGVVVMTGDGMSDWQVCADGLADVFIGCGFIVTRPNVKARSSLFVQTPSELLSLLQN, encoded by the coding sequence ATGGAAAATAATGAGATTCCGCCGCTCCCGGATATGAGGGAACGGAATTCTTTTGTTTTCGACTTCGATTCGACGCTGGTCTCCGTTGAAACGCTGGATACGCTGATCAAGCGAAATCTGCGAACCGACGAGGACCGGCGGAAAATCGACGACATCACGAAGCGGGCCATGAACGGCGAACTGGACTTTCAGACCTCGCTGAGTACGCGGCTGCGTCTGGCCCGTACGGAGAAGAAGGACTTCGCCCGGATGGCCGAAGAAATAGAAAGCCTTCTGACGCCGGGCATCGACGACCTGCTGAACTTTCTTCGTCAAAAAAAGCAGGAACTGTTTATCGTCAGCGGAGGCTTCACCGAGATTGTCCGTCCGGTGGCGAGGCGGTTCGGCATCCCCGAAGAAAACTGTTTCGCCAACGAGTATACGTGGGATTCCAATGGCGTCGTGACGGGAGTCCGGGACGGCCCTCTGACCCGGGAAGGCGGAAAAAGCGTCGTCCTCCGGGCGTTGAAAGAGCAAAACCGTCTGCCCGGCGTGGTGGTCATGACCGGCGACGGAATGTCGGACTGGCAGGTCTGCGCCGACGGGCTGGCCGACGTTTTCATCGGCTGCGGCTTCATTGTCACGCGCCCGAACGTCAAAGCCCGCTCTTCCCTGTTCGTCCAAACCCCCTCCGAACTGCTGTCTCTCCTCCAAAACTAA
- the serC gene encoding 3-phosphoserine/phosphohydroxythreonine transaminase produces MDRVYNFGAGPAALPLDVLVRAQKEFLSYGKTGMSVLEISHRSKAFEEIIAEAEKLFRELLGIPDNYYVLFLQGGATLQFSMVPLNLMCGSKKADYVVSGYFAERAAEEARKFGGVRIAASSKEQNFACIPPLSPTSFNPEADYVHITSNNTIYGTRYTSFPNTGPVPLVADMSSGILSEVLDVSRFGVIYAGAQKNIGPAGLCMVIIRKDLAESTPASIPVMLEYRTCAEHGSLYNTPGTFSVYIAKLVFEWLKAKGGVAAQEKINREKAEMLYDCIDKSSLYKGTADREFRSLMNVTFVLPSEDLTAAFISEAAAAGLVGLKGHRAVGGIRVSLYNAVTPEAVVALCDFMKKFESAHKIS; encoded by the coding sequence ATGGACAGAGTATACAATTTCGGCGCCGGTCCCGCGGCGCTGCCACTGGATGTTTTGGTCAGAGCTCAGAAGGAATTTCTCTCATATGGAAAGACGGGCATGTCCGTTCTCGAAATAAGCCATCGCTCCAAAGCCTTCGAAGAAATCATCGCCGAAGCGGAAAAACTTTTCAGAGAACTCCTTGGAATTCCCGACAACTATTACGTCCTTTTCCTGCAGGGCGGCGCCACGCTCCAGTTTTCCATGGTCCCGCTGAACCTCATGTGCGGCTCCAAAAAGGCGGATTACGTGGTGTCCGGTTATTTTGCCGAAAGGGCCGCCGAGGAGGCCAGAAAATTCGGAGGGGTCCGCATCGCCGCGTCGTCGAAGGAGCAAAATTTTGCCTGCATTCCGCCTCTGTCTCCCACGTCCTTCAACCCGGAGGCGGATTACGTCCATATCACATCCAACAACACGATCTACGGCACGCGTTACACCTCTTTCCCCAACACCGGCCCGGTGCCTCTGGTGGCGGACATGAGCTCCGGCATTCTCTCCGAGGTGCTGGACGTGTCGCGTTTTGGGGTGATTTACGCCGGCGCTCAGAAAAACATCGGTCCCGCCGGTCTCTGTATGGTCATCATCCGGAAGGACCTGGCGGAATCCACCCCCGCCTCCATTCCCGTCATGCTGGAGTACCGAACCTGCGCCGAACATGGCTCGCTCTACAACACGCCGGGGACCTTCTCGGTCTATATCGCCAAACTGGTATTCGAGTGGCTCAAAGCGAAAGGCGGCGTGGCGGCTCAGGAGAAAATCAACCGGGAAAAGGCCGAAATGCTCTATGACTGCATCGACAAATCCTCTCTGTACAAAGGAACCGCGGATCGAGAGTTCCGTTCTCTCATGAACGTGACCTTTGTCCTGCCCAGCGAGGACCTGACGGCCGCGTTCATTTCCGAGGCCGCCGCCGCCGGGCTGGTGGGGCTGAAGGGACACAGGGCCGTGGGAGGCATCCGGGTCAGCCTTTACAACGCGGTGACCCCGGAGGCTGTCGTCGCGCTGTGCGATTTTATGAAGAAGTTCGAATCGGCTCACAAAATCTCATAA
- a CDS encoding phosphoglycerate dehydrogenase gives MFKILTLNSISKYGLNEFPSADFTVANDVSAPDGILVRSASMLDMELGSGLLAVARAGAGYNNIPVARCSDAGIVVFNTPGANANAVKELTLAGLLLSSRKIAEGMSWVRTLRGTADLAAKVEKGKADFTGPELSGKRIGVVGLGAVGVLVANACDALGMNVVGYDPGLTVEAAWSLSRSVTRAVDLGGLLRGSDYVTLHIPLVDATRGIFNEEALDRMKRGSRLINFARGEIVNNAAVLRALQTGRLSRYVTDFPAEELLGAEGVLSLPHLGASTPEAEENCAVMAARQLRDYLENGNVKNSVNLPDCDSGPAQKGRVTVINRNVPNVVGPITTILANEGINIAHMLNRSRGDYAYNIIDIDNPCSKKALTGIAKIEGVIRVRLINGK, from the coding sequence ATGTTTAAAATTCTGACTCTGAACAGCATCTCCAAATATGGACTGAATGAATTTCCCTCCGCCGATTTTACCGTTGCGAACGACGTCTCTGCCCCCGACGGCATCCTTGTCAGAAGCGCTTCCATGCTGGATATGGAGCTGGGAAGCGGTCTTCTGGCCGTTGCCCGGGCGGGGGCCGGCTACAACAATATTCCCGTCGCCCGGTGTTCCGATGCGGGGATCGTGGTGTTCAACACCCCCGGCGCCAACGCCAACGCGGTGAAGGAGCTGACCCTGGCGGGCCTTTTGCTTTCTTCCCGCAAAATCGCCGAGGGCATGAGCTGGGTGAGGACCCTGAGGGGAACGGCGGACCTGGCGGCCAAAGTCGAGAAGGGCAAGGCGGATTTCACCGGCCCCGAACTGTCCGGCAAGCGAATCGGCGTGGTGGGGCTGGGCGCGGTGGGCGTCCTGGTGGCCAATGCCTGCGACGCCCTGGGCATGAACGTGGTGGGTTACGACCCGGGGCTGACGGTGGAGGCGGCCTGGTCGCTCTCCCGCAGCGTCACCCGCGCCGTGGATTTGGGGGGGCTGCTTCGAGGCAGCGACTACGTCACTCTCCATATTCCCCTGGTGGACGCGACCCGGGGAATCTTCAACGAAGAAGCGCTGGACCGGATGAAGCGCGGTTCACGCCTGATCAACTTCGCCAGAGGAGAGATCGTGAACAACGCGGCCGTGCTCAGGGCCCTTCAGACGGGGCGTCTGTCCCGTTACGTCACGGACTTTCCGGCGGAGGAGCTTCTGGGCGCGGAGGGCGTTCTCTCGCTGCCGCACCTGGGCGCTTCCACCCCTGAGGCGGAGGAAAACTGCGCGGTGATGGCGGCGCGGCAGCTCAGGGATTACCTGGAAAACGGCAACGTGAAAAATTCCGTCAACCTGCCCGACTGCGACAGCGGGCCGGCTCAAAAGGGGCGCGTCACCGTCATCAACCGGAACGTCCCCAACGTCGTCGGCCCCATCACGACGATCCTGGCGAACGAGGGCATCAACATCGCTCACATGCTCAACAGGAGCCGGGGCGACTACGCCTACAACATCATCGATATCGACAATCCCTGTTCCAAAAAGGCCCTGACCGGAATCGCGAAGATCGAGGGCGTCATTCGGGTGCGGCTTATTAATGGAAAATAA
- the uvrB gene encoding excinuclease ABC subunit UvrB, translating into MQKNFVLHSEWPPAGDQPEAIEALTRGLEAGERFQTLMGVTGSGKTFTMANVVANVNRPTLVLAHNKTLAAQLYSEFKLFFPENAVHYFVSYYDYYQPEAYIPSSDTYIEKDASINDRIEKLRLAATKALIERRDVLVVASVSCIYGLGKRENYEGAIFPFAEGDHWEHRTFMRHLMENYYERNDQILEAGKFRVRGDTIEIFPAYDENCIRVTFFDDEIERIDLINPVTGRSVERISETSIYPAQHYVTQTDAIERSRPLIESEMEEMAERFSNEGKFIEAQRIRMRTRYDLEMLAEVGYCSGIENYSRYLDGREAGEPPGTLVDFFPEDFLMIVDESHITLPQVRGMFNGDRARKTVLVDNGFRLPSCLDNRPLEWREFEGKMRTAVFVSATPGDYELENSERCVEQVIRPTGVVDPEVVVLPATGQVDDLIERLRGVTEKGERALVLTLTKKSSEDLAEYLREMQFRVKYIHSELNTFERAELIRDLRKGDIQVLVGINLLREGMDLPEVTLVAILDADREGYLRSYRSLVQIMGRAARNINSLVCLYADTETESIRKSVDETARRRKKQIEFNELHGIVPRNIEKEVMSLLPQELLEAYSLEAAAGGEASGAAPALTVRELERAMWDAVEKLDFERAAVLRDRIMSAQNPESGGSAELRKTSAVKKNASAEKRFSRSKRPRRPG; encoded by the coding sequence ATCCAGAAAAATTTTGTTCTGCACTCCGAGTGGCCGCCCGCGGGCGATCAGCCGGAGGCCATAGAGGCGCTGACAAGGGGGCTCGAAGCGGGAGAGCGTTTTCAGACCCTGATGGGGGTTACGGGCAGCGGTAAAACCTTCACCATGGCCAATGTCGTCGCCAACGTCAACCGGCCAACCCTGGTTCTGGCGCACAACAAAACCCTGGCGGCCCAGCTTTACAGCGAATTTAAACTTTTTTTCCCCGAAAACGCCGTGCATTATTTCGTCAGTTACTACGATTACTACCAGCCCGAGGCGTACATTCCCTCCAGCGACACCTACATCGAAAAGGACGCCTCCATCAACGACCGCATTGAAAAACTGCGGCTGGCGGCCACAAAAGCCCTCATCGAACGGAGGGACGTTCTTGTGGTGGCCAGCGTCTCCTGCATCTACGGTTTGGGTAAGAGAGAAAATTACGAGGGGGCCATTTTCCCCTTCGCCGAGGGAGATCACTGGGAACATCGCACGTTCATGCGGCACCTGATGGAAAACTACTACGAGCGCAACGATCAGATTCTGGAGGCCGGAAAATTTCGCGTTCGGGGGGACACGATCGAAATTTTCCCCGCCTACGACGAAAACTGCATCCGCGTCACGTTTTTTGACGACGAAATTGAGCGGATCGACCTCATCAACCCAGTGACGGGCCGGAGCGTGGAGCGCATCTCCGAAACCTCGATCTATCCCGCCCAGCACTACGTCACGCAGACCGACGCTATCGAGCGCTCGCGGCCTCTGATCGAAAGCGAAATGGAGGAAATGGCCGAGCGTTTCAGCAACGAGGGAAAATTTATCGAAGCCCAGCGTATCCGCATGCGCACCCGTTACGACCTGGAAATGCTGGCGGAGGTGGGATACTGCTCGGGGATCGAGAACTACTCCCGCTATCTGGACGGACGGGAGGCCGGAGAGCCGCCGGGGACCCTCGTGGATTTTTTTCCGGAGGATTTTCTGATGATCGTGGACGAATCCCACATTACGCTGCCGCAGGTGCGGGGCATGTTCAACGGGGACCGCGCCCGCAAAACCGTTCTGGTGGACAACGGCTTCCGACTTCCTTCCTGTCTCGACAACCGGCCTCTGGAGTGGCGCGAATTCGAGGGAAAGATGCGTACGGCGGTTTTCGTTTCAGCCACGCCGGGAGATTACGAGCTCGAAAACTCGGAGCGCTGCGTGGAGCAGGTGATCCGCCCCACGGGGGTGGTGGATCCGGAGGTCGTCGTTCTGCCCGCGACGGGACAGGTGGACGACCTGATCGAACGCCTTCGGGGGGTTACGGAGAAGGGCGAGCGGGCCCTCGTGCTGACCCTCACGAAAAAATCCTCGGAGGACCTTGCCGAGTACCTGCGGGAGATGCAGTTCAGGGTGAAATATATCCACTCGGAGCTGAACACCTTCGAGCGGGCGGAGCTGATCCGCGACCTGAGGAAGGGCGACATTCAGGTGCTGGTGGGAATCAATCTGCTGCGCGAGGGGATGGACCTGCCCGAGGTGACGCTGGTGGCCATTCTGGACGCGGACCGGGAGGGCTATCTGCGCTCTTATCGTTCCCTTGTTCAGATCATGGGGCGGGCCGCCCGGAACATCAACAGCCTGGTCTGCCTCTACGCGGACACGGAGACGGAGAGCATCCGCAAATCGGTGGACGAAACGGCTCGCCGCCGTAAAAAACAGATCGAGTTCAACGAGCTTCACGGCATCGTTCCCCGCAACATCGAGAAGGAGGTCATGAGCCTTCTTCCTCAGGAGCTGCTGGAGGCCTATTCTCTGGAGGCAGCGGCCGGCGGAGAAGCGTCGGGCGCTGCCCCCGCCCTCACCGTCAGGGAGCTGGAGCGGGCCATGTGGGACGCAGTGGAGAAGCTGGACTTCGAGCGGGCGGCCGTTCTTCGGGACAGGATCATGAGCGCTCAAAATCCGGAGTCCGGCGGAAGCGCCGAGCTCCGTAAAACTTCGGCCGTCAAAAAAAACGCGAGCGCCGAAAAGCGATTTTCGCGGTCGAAAAGACCCCGCCGGCCGGGGTAA